The Molothrus ater isolate BHLD 08-10-18 breed brown headed cowbird chromosome 1, BPBGC_Mater_1.1, whole genome shotgun sequence genome includes a window with the following:
- the PXDC1 gene encoding PX domain-containing protein 1: MASAVFEGTSLVNMYVRGCWVNGIRRLIISRRGDEEEFYEIRTEWSDRNILYLHRSYSDLGRLFKRLLDSFPEDRPELSRSPLLQGLITIKEAHDIEARLNEVEKLLKTIINMPWKYSRSEVVLTFFERSPLDQVLKNDNVHKIQPSFQSPVKISEIMRSNGFCLANTETIVIDHSIPNGKEKHLDVDSAEHLFESVSDFTSELEDSDDPTAYVTNLTYYHLVPFETDILD, from the exons ATGGCTTCGGCCGTGTTTGAGGGCACCTCGCTGGTGAACATGTACGTGCGGGGCTGCTGGGTGAACGGCATCCGGCGGCTCATCATCAGCCGGCGGGGCGACGAGGAGGAGTTCTACGAGATCCGCACCGAGTGGTCGGACCGCAACATCCTCTACCTGCACCGCAGCTACTCCGACCTCGGCCGCCTCTTCAAGCGGCTCCTCGACTCCTTCCCCGAGGACCGGCCAGAGCTGTCCCGCTCCCCCTTGCTCCAAG GGCTCATCACAATAAAAGAAGCCCATGATATAGAAGCCAGACTTAATGAAGTGGAAAAGCTTCTGAAGACTATTATAAACATGCCCTGGAAG tATTCAAGGTCTGAAGTTGTCCTCACGTTCTTTGAGAGATCTCCTTTGGACCAAGTTCTAAAAAATGACAATGTCCATAAAATTCAGCCAAGCTTTCAAAGTCCAGTTAAAATATCAG AAATCATGAGATCAAATGGATTCTGTTTAGCCAACACTGAAACAATAGTCATTGACCACAGTATACCtaatggaaaagagaagcacCTGGATGTAGATTCAGCAGAACATTT GTTTGAAAGTGTTAGTGACTTTACCTCAGAGCTGGAAGACAGTGATGATCCAACAGCTTATGTCACCAATTTGACATACTACCACCTGGTCCCATTTGAGACTGACATTCTGGACTGA